acaaaatatatGTAAAGAGGAAACTCTTGACCTCGTATTCATTGTAACTTGTATATCAATGCGAGAATAACTGTCTATGTTCGAGTTTAGtttgtaaatattaaaaattgactgaaataaaaattcatatgTTTATTGGTGCAATGGAGATTACTGAAACTTTTGTCTTTCTTCTTGCATGttgatctttttcttttgaaatgggAAACTTGTATTAAAATCAAAAAGGCTTTGAAGCCATAATTACAAAGTCTGAGCAAAAACTGACATGTTGATCTTTGAATGTATATATTTTATGCAGGTTGATAATTTGAAGGTGCAACTATTTGAAAAGTTAGAACAGTTCCTTGTGGATCTCCATCTGGAATCTAAGGAAATACCCCACTCTTCGGCAGATCAAGAAAACCTTACTGAATCAGCTACTTCTGCTGCTCATGAGGTGTGTCAAGGTCATTGGTCTTTGAAGTTGGAATATTATGCTACAATGTGAATTGATGTAATACCAAAGAGAGATGAGAAAGAAGCAAGGGGAAGAAACCTTAAGGAGAAAGACAGATGAATATGAGGGAGAGATGGAATACGGGGAGAGGAGTAAGGGGGAGAAGGTAGAGAATAGATAGAATGATTTAGACAAAAGAAGAGGGGGAAAGAGTCAGAGGTTTTATTATGCAATTCCATTTGTCAAATGTTGTTTTCAAAATGAAGTATGTGAAGATCCTAGTGAAGCATGGGGCTTTAAAGTAAGGGAAacttttacaacaacaacaatatgcccagtgtaatcccacaagggACCAAAAAAAGGGATAAGGATAACTATAACTAAAGATAGAGATATGAATAACTAAAATGATGTTTTTGGTGAGTTATATTACTAgcactatttactttactttgCTTTTTAAGATGAGTACCCCTTCTAACCTTGCAAAGAGGTGGAAATTACAACTACTAAAAGAGAATGTACAAAAAGGGTGTGAATAATACTTGAGAAAGAAACTAACCATAATTAAACTTCAATTGAACTGCATTATGACATGACTTGCCCGTTTATGTGAAAGATAATACCACTTTGCTGAGATATTTGTAAGCGACATGCTAGTTCCCACACTTTCCTTAATACAAGACGGTGAAACCAAAAGGACACAGATTTGGATCTTAAGTATATGCTTCTGTAGTTCCTTTCTTCTGGATTTGAAATGTAcgatgtattatttatttttttctccttcccAGCACTAATTGTGTTTACACTAATGCATGTCCTATTCATGTCTTAGGCTTCTATTCGTGAATTTTCCGAGGCTGTCCGTGCTTATCGAGTTATTTTCCATGATTCAGAACAGCAACTCTCTATACTTGCACAAAACTTACCCAAAATGTACGCACTTCTTATTCACCACATCCATTTCTTGTTGCTTTCACTATCATTTGTgctttatatatttgtatctgtGATTCATATTACAATCCCGCCTACTACCAAATTTAGGCACTTTGAAGCCACCCAGCAGCACATCAAGAAACAACTTGCTTCTTCCGATCTTGTTGCCATGTTAAGTAAGTTAAACTAGCATTCACCTCATGGGCATTGTAAATTGGGCTTCTATTTTCTTTTGCTTATTCAACTTTAGTTTTGCACTTTAGCTGCTCTTTACTTCCTTTATTTGGACTTCATTTTCGTATTTACCTTACAGCATTTCTCCCTGCTATCGATttttgatatgattgatttttttttttttttggtctcaGTCTTCTTGCTTGTTTATTTAGCTTTCTTCTGCTTTCCAAAATCTCAAGTTCACTGTTACTGTAGCCAAGCTTTTCATGTACTACACTTGTATTAGGACACACTAACAATGACTGGTTGAATCTTATGACACTCATATTTTGTCAGGGATTATTTGGACCGATGTACTTCTGATGGATGGAGTGTTACCTGAGGCTGGTCTGCGTGATTTTACTATGGAGGTTGCATATAATAGACAGCTACCTCTTATTAGTCTGTAATGCTCTATTGTCATTGATGTACTGACTCTCTCATTTCAGGCTGCTCATGTTGCCGTTAAACAATACGTTGCTAGCAGATTTAGCCATCTTCTACTTGATATTTCAGGTTTGTGCTGTTAAATCGAAATAATAGATAACATGTAaactgaaaaaagaagaaaaacaaactGTTACAATTGTAGGTTGTAGGTTACATGCCTAAACTTTGACTGGAAAAGCAAATGTTGATTCAAATAGATATGTAACATATTagttaaaagatataaaaatatcaCTAAGAAGGATGTGTAAACGAACAAACCACTGATTTCAATTAACgcaaaaataaataagaagaaccTACTcgttctcaaaaaaaaaaaaaaaaaagaacctacTGATTTCCCGAAATTGAAATGCAGAACCAGCTTTCAATCCCTTCTTCACAAATCAATGACCTACTCAGTCTGCCTCAactacaacatacccagtatgCTCCCCCAAAGTTGGTCTGGGGAGGCTAGAGTGTACATAGACCTTACCTCTACGTCAATGTTGATGTAGAGTGGCTGTTTCGGATAGACCCCGGCTCAGGACAAAAGCAGACTAGAAAAAGACGTAATGGAAATACAAGAGACAATAGATAGTAACAAAAACAACAGATAGCAACAGAACAGTACTACAACGAAATAACACTACAATTGAACCATACGATACAATAGATAGTAATAGACATTGAAAACAAGAAACTACAATAGTAGACTATCTGCCTAAAGTTGGATATTTTATATCATGAGTTGGCTGGATAAGATTCTTAAAGGAACAGCTCGAAATGGATTCAACTTTGCCTTTTGTCTTTCAAAAGGATAGTAAATTGAAAAATGTGCTTCAGAAGTTTTTGTCTTACATTTTGTTCCGTGTAAGATCCAAAGCTCAATGTATAGTCGATAGTAAACTTTCTTAACCAAATATTTTTGCACAATCCAAATGATCACCTTAATTTGAAACCGCATATTTTGCATAAGTTCCAATGCATCttgattttgtcttttctttattcttttgagCTGGCAGGTACTGTTGTAAAAGTTGGTAACGAAATGGAGGGTGGTGAAGAAGAAAATTCTTTGCATGCCACCCTTGAGGCTAGTAAAAAAGCAGTAGTGCAAGGCAGTATGGATGTCTTACAGGTAAAATAAGCTGTGACGGAATTGTACGAAGTTCTTATATATCCTTGCGTCAAATAATTCTTGTATTTATTCGAAAGCTATTAATGCTGTTACTTCACTAGTTATACATTGTTACACTCAAGATTTAGACTTCATCAGAGGGCGGGACGGCAGTGATTTTTGAAGTTTATGGTATCTGTTGATCAATTCTACTTCTGCCCTGTACGCTGTTCAGCTTCATTATTAGAGTCTACCTGGACATCAATTAAGAAATCTACATGATGTAGGAGTATATAGTTGAATAGTTATTAATAATAGGTGGAGAACTTACAATAAGTAAATTCATTTCCTTGTGAGTTAATTTTCTTGTGAATAGTTCTCTGGAATGCGTTAATAATATGAGGATGCTTTTACAAATTTGTGCTGCtattaaattattgaaaagctTCTTTGCTCTCTGTGGTCTTTGCTTCGAGACATCAATAAAATTGATCTCAAGTAATTGACAGATAGTTTTAACTATTAAGTCGGCCAAAATAACTACCTGAATTATAACTCAACCAGACAAAAACTTGCTCCCTGTATCAACGATAAGAAAACGTGCTTCCTTTATCACAAGGAACCTACCTTCCAAAAGAATAGACAAAGCTATAAAATCACGATCACAGTACAGGCACTAAGTTCCTAGTCAATTGTGTTCTGAGTTGCGCCTTTGCTTTGATTTCTTGTCTGACAGGATTTCCGTCAACTTCTTGATGAAAACTTGGAACTGCTTTCTAAGTTGAGAGATTTTGTCATTGACTGGGTACAAGAAGGATTTCAGGACTTCTTCAGGAAACTCAATGATCATTTTCTCTTACTATCTGGAAAGAAACATCCAGCCGGTCAAGATCTAAGCTTTCGGGAGGGACTACAGGGAGACAAATTATTTCCTGGGCTTGTTCTTGTACTGTCACAACTCTCTGTTTTTGTTGAGCAAAATGCCGTTCCCAGAATTACCGAGGTGTGAGGGTGGTCTAACAGTTATAACCAACATAATTGTCCAATAGTTATAACTATTAACTAGCACAATTATATATTCCTTCCATTTAACTGCACATTTTTGAACTTTTCGTATCTTTCAGGAAATTGCTGCCTCTTTCTCTGCTGGTGGGTCTCGGGGCTATGAAAATGGTCCTGCTTTTGTTCCTGCCGAAATTTGTCGCACCTTCAAAGCAGCTAGTGAAACATTCTTGCAGCATGTATGTTATATATTCTGAGTGTCGTCTTTCTCTTACAGATGCCCAACACCGTGATTCTATTTCAGTGACTGGCTTAACTACAAAATGTGAATTATTTTGCTTAATTACTGAGACTTAATGTCTCCACCATGGTTAGTCTTCTATTGCTAACAAGTCAGTATGTAGTTTCTTTAAGAAGCATACAGCCATTTAATGGTAGGCTTCGAACTGCACAAAATTTTTCTATCGGGAGACAAGTGGTTATTGCAGTATGCAAAGCTATATGTAACACTTGTATAAGGATATCCCGGATCATGTAAGCACAAGCACTTAGTGCTTGGTTGTTATTTATTAAATCCTTAGATGtctcaaaaaaaaaactacatttttttttaaaatatacttttTCCTTCGGTGAATGAATTTGCACATTTTGGAAGAAGTAGCATCTTTCTATAATTCTATGTAATAGAACTGCTGAATGTAATTTTTGTTAGTGGGCAGGTCATAAAGAACTTTATTCTCGTATTTAAATGATTTCGCACATTTTTCAAATGCTTGcttttgaaggttcttgatgaTGTTCTATGTGGTTTGCATAGTTGTCTTTGAAGCATCGTTCATTGTTTTGACTTTCAAATTATCTTCTTGGCTTGATGATAGTTTTATAAATGAAACGTGAAGTTCGTTGATAGTTCTTTTGTTACCTTCATTATTAGAATATGAAATCAAAAATCTGATTCTCTTCATCTCTATTTATTCTCAGTATATTAACATGAGAACTCAGAAGATATCAGTTGTCCTGAATAAAAGGTTTACAACGCCAAATTGGGTCAAGGTAAGAAGAAGATATGGTGAGCTAGGAGTAATTACCCAGGAGGATCAATATAATGCTTTGCGCTAATTTTGCCTTAACCTTTTTCTGTTTGTACAGCATAAAGAGCCCAGAGAAGTTCATATGTTTGTTGATCTGCTTCTTCAAGAGGTATTCTTTGGCTTTTATCTTCAGCATGAGAGAAAACTGACACCTCGTCGTAATTATCTAATGGGTTATATATGGAATAGGATTAGTACAAGAATTAACATTTCCTATTTGATCTTATTGCCAGTTAGATAGTATCGTTAAAGAAGTAAAGAATATTTTACCTGAAGGACTCCAGCGTAAGCATCGCCGTACTGACAGCACTGGGAGCACCACTTCCTCCCGTAGTAATCCATTAAGAGATGACAGAATGTTACGGTCAAATACCCAGAAGGCCAGAAGTCAACTTCTTGAGTCCCATTTGGCAAAACTGTTTAAGCAAAAGATGGAAATTTTTACTAAAGTTGAACACACACAGGTTGGATTCTAGTGCTTGTCCTCTTGGTAAACGTCATTTGTCTCGAAGAAAAATGGATAAGAATGCTCTTGATTTTGCAGGAATCAGTAATAACTACCATCGTGAAACTTTGCTTGAAGAGCTTACAAGAATTTGTCCGACTTCAGACTTTCAACCGTAGTGGGTTTCAACAAATTCAGCTGGACATTCATTTCCTTAAAACTACTCTGAAGGACATTGCCGATGATGAAGCTGCTGTTGATTTTTTGCTCGATGAGGTAAACAGATAAATGCCTACATATGTACTTTACAGCTACTATGTTCAATGAAACTTTGATTGTGCGGTATCAGAGTTCTCAACGGGTCCTTGCTTGCAACTGTATGCATCGATATACTTGTTGATTCAACTGTTCTTTTATCTGATAAGAGATGAAATGAACTCATCGTCCTGA
The Capsicum annuum cultivar UCD-10X-F1 chromosome 6, UCD10Xv1.1, whole genome shotgun sequence DNA segment above includes these coding regions:
- the LOC107855102 gene encoding vacuolar protein sorting-associated protein 51 homolog isoform X1; protein product: MGVNEGEEEEEVGVGMDDKAKRMRDLLSSYYSSDQQSNSTVNNGSSRFATLDTINTTAFDVEQYMNLLVQKSNLEDLLQRHVEMAAEIKNLDTDLQMLVYENYNKFVSATDTIKRMKNNIVGMETNMEQLLEKIMSVQSKSDGVNTSLFEKREHIEKLHRTRNLLRKVQFIYDLPARLAKCIKSEAYADAVKYYTGAMPIFKAYGDSSFEDCKRASEEAIVVITTNLQAKVFSDSESIQARAEAVMLLKQLNFPVDNLKVQLFEKLEQFLVDLHLESKEIPHSSADQENLTESATSAAHEASIREFSEAVRAYRVIFHDSEQQLSILAQNLPKMHFEATQQHIKKQLASSDLVAMLRIIWTDVLLMDGVLPEAGLRDFTMEAAHVAVKQYVASRFSHLLLDISGTVVKVGNEMEGGEEENSLHATLEASKKAVVQGSMDVLQDFRQLLDENLELLSKLRDFVIDWVQEGFQDFFRKLNDHFLLLSGKKHPAGQDLSFREGLQGDKLFPGLVLVLSQLSVFVEQNAVPRITEEIAASFSAGGSRGYENGPAFVPAEICRTFKAASETFLQHYINMRTQKISVVLNKRFTTPNWVKHKEPREVHMFVDLLLQELDSIVKEVKNILPEGLQRKHRRTDSTGSTTSSRSNPLRDDRMLRSNTQKARSQLLESHLAKLFKQKMEIFTKVEHTQESVITTIVKLCLKSLQEFVRLQTFNRSGFQQIQLDIHFLKTTLKDIADDEAAVDFLLDEVIVAAAERCLDPIPLEPSILDRLTQAKLAKTREQSPTP
- the LOC107855102 gene encoding vacuolar protein sorting-associated protein 51 homolog isoform X2, producing the protein MGVNEGEEEEEVGVGMDDKAKRMRDLLSSYYSSDQQSNSTVNNGSSRFATLDTINTTAFDVEQYMNLLVQKSNLEDLLQRHVEMAAEIKNLDTDLQMLVYENYNKFVSATDTIKRMKNNIVGMETNMEQLLEKIMSVQSKSDGVNTSLFEKREHIEKLHRTRNLLRKVQFIYDLPARLAKCIKSEAYADAVKYYTGAMPIFKAYGDSSFEDCKRASEEAIVVITTNLQAKVFSDSESIQARAEAVMLLKQLNFPVDNLKVQLFEKLEQFLVDLHLESKEIPHSSADQENLTESATSAAHEASIREFSEAVRAYRVIFHDSEQQLSILAQNLPKMHFEATQQHIKKQLASSDLVAMLRIIWTDVLLMDGVLPEAGLRDFTMEAAHVAVKQYVASRFSHLLLDISGTVVKVGNEMEGGEEENSLHATLEASKKAVVQGSMDVLQEIAASFSAGGSRGYENGPAFVPAEICRTFKAASETFLQHYINMRTQKISVVLNKRFTTPNWVKHKEPREVHMFVDLLLQELDSIVKEVKNILPEGLQRKHRRTDSTGSTTSSRSNPLRDDRMLRSNTQKARSQLLESHLAKLFKQKMEIFTKVEHTQESVITTIVKLCLKSLQEFVRLQTFNRSGFQQIQLDIHFLKTTLKDIADDEAAVDFLLDEVIVAAAERCLDPIPLEPSILDRLTQAKLAKTREQSPTP